Proteins encoded together in one Flavobacteriales bacterium window:
- a CDS encoding agmatine deiminase family protein: MLRRIPFLALFLAPSFGLHAQERAPLPHVLAPHEHALIRDYRDSRANAGRGITTPPPGPVRTMAEWEEIQSLVICWAQYEGILKQIVRHAKEECEVIIVCDNAADVTSYLNNAQYGGPLNNLNNVTLLESGFNSVWARDYFAESIFINEVDSLLLLDWIYNRPRPLDDVMPDAVGAFKNIPVYSTSQAPNDLVHTGGNFMSDGFGTAFSSELVLEENGPNGQFNQTVKSEAQVDAIMTTWMGIQPGRYIKMAALPYDNINHIDMHMKLLDEEHLLVGEFPLGLSDGPQIETNLDDVTSTFNSVFGTPYETIRVPMPPSTGGNFAPNASYRTYANNVFVNGTVLVPTYRAEYDTVGLRILRESLPGYNVVGIDCDDQGMNIIGASGAIHCITKGIGVSDPLLIRHQRLDDTYETVNPYPVEAYIRHRTGISGAQLYWTTDTASGFAALPMTDQGGNVWAGAIPAQPVGTRIFYFIEATANSGKVQVRPLVAPDGWWDFRVLDANTAVTPVDAPAFASLYPNPATSIVVVGVEPGRTDRLELRLLDATGRVVHSVFRGIPPADGRVFVDIATLPVGVYQLELRSASGRSTRTLLKQ; the protein is encoded by the coding sequence ATGTTGCGCCGCATTCCCTTCCTCGCCCTCTTCCTCGCCCCCTCCTTCGGCCTGCACGCCCAGGAGCGCGCCCCGCTGCCCCATGTGCTGGCTCCGCATGAGCACGCCCTGATCCGCGACTACCGCGACAGCCGCGCGAACGCCGGAAGGGGCATCACCACACCGCCGCCGGGGCCGGTGCGCACCATGGCCGAGTGGGAGGAGATCCAGAGCCTGGTGATCTGCTGGGCGCAGTACGAGGGCATCCTGAAGCAGATCGTCCGCCATGCCAAGGAGGAGTGCGAGGTGATCATCGTGTGCGACAACGCCGCCGATGTCACCAGCTACCTGAACAACGCGCAGTACGGCGGTCCATTGAACAACCTCAACAACGTGACCCTGCTGGAGAGCGGCTTCAACAGCGTATGGGCCCGCGACTACTTCGCCGAGAGCATCTTCATCAACGAGGTGGACTCGCTGCTGCTGCTGGACTGGATCTACAATCGCCCACGTCCACTGGACGACGTCATGCCCGACGCGGTGGGCGCGTTCAAGAACATCCCGGTGTACAGCACGAGCCAGGCCCCGAACGACCTCGTGCACACCGGCGGCAACTTCATGAGCGACGGCTTCGGCACGGCCTTCAGCAGCGAGCTCGTGCTGGAGGAGAACGGCCCCAACGGGCAGTTCAACCAGACGGTGAAGAGCGAGGCCCAGGTGGACGCCATCATGACCACATGGATGGGCATCCAACCCGGGCGCTACATCAAGATGGCGGCGCTGCCCTACGACAACATCAACCACATCGACATGCACATGAAGCTGCTCGATGAGGAGCACCTGCTGGTGGGTGAGTTCCCGTTGGGGCTCAGCGATGGACCGCAGATCGAGACCAACCTGGACGACGTGACCAGCACGTTCAACAGTGTGTTCGGCACCCCGTACGAGACCATCCGGGTGCCCATGCCCCCCAGCACCGGTGGCAACTTCGCGCCCAACGCCAGCTACCGCACCTACGCGAACAACGTGTTCGTGAACGGCACCGTGCTGGTGCCCACCTACCGGGCGGAGTATGACACGGTGGGCCTGCGGATCCTGCGCGAGAGCCTGCCCGGTTACAACGTGGTGGGGATCGACTGCGATGACCAGGGCATGAACATCATCGGCGCGAGCGGCGCCATCCACTGCATCACCAAGGGCATCGGCGTCAGCGATCCGTTGCTGATCCGGCACCAGCGGCTGGACGACACGTACGAGACGGTGAACCCCTACCCGGTGGAGGCCTACATCCGCCATCGCACGGGGATCTCCGGCGCGCAGCTGTACTGGACCACGGACACCGCCTCCGGCTTCGCTGCACTGCCGATGACCGATCAAGGCGGCAACGTGTGGGCCGGGGCCATCCCCGCGCAGCCCGTGGGCACCCGCATCTTCTATTTCATCGAGGCCACGGCCAACAGCGGCAAGGTGCAGGTGCGTCCCCTGGTGGCGCCCGACGGTTGGTGGGACTTCCGCGTGCTCGATGCCAACACGGCGGTGACGCCCGTGGACGCTCCGGCGTTCGCATCGCTCTATCCCAACCCCGCCACCTCCATCGTGGTGGTGGGGGTTGAGCCGGGCCGCACGGACCGCCTGGAGCTCCGCCTGCTGGACGCCACCGGTCGTGTGGTGCACAGCGTCTTCCGCGGGATCCCACCGGCCGATGGCCGCGTGTTCGTGGATATCGCCACGCTCCCCGTGGGCGTGTACCAGCTGGAGCTGCGCAGCGCATCGGGCCGCAGCACCCGCACGCTCCTCAAGCAGTGA
- a CDS encoding DUF922 domain-containing protein, which yields MSLPSRAWPSALFLAASLLIAPLHAQTNIPWSAQRPLTWADFLGTPPRGVDRDAYTYYGISASFERDGEGRITAEVSCVFMPAESWVRAPAKASARLLAHEQLHFDLAELHARRFAHELPAQLGGAGPEAAFQRAHDRMMARLREEQERYDRDTDHGRDAAAQARWAADVRRRLAEDER from the coding sequence ATGTCCTTGCCCTCCCGCGCGTGGCCTTCGGCCTTGTTCCTGGCCGCCTCTCTGCTCATCGCGCCATTGCATGCGCAGACCAATATCCCCTGGAGCGCGCAACGGCCGCTCACCTGGGCTGATTTCCTCGGCACGCCGCCGCGGGGCGTCGACCGTGACGCCTACACCTACTACGGCATCTCGGCGAGCTTCGAGCGCGACGGGGAGGGCCGCATCACCGCCGAGGTGAGCTGCGTCTTCATGCCGGCGGAGAGCTGGGTGCGGGCGCCCGCCAAGGCCAGCGCCCGGTTGCTGGCGCACGAGCAGCTCCACTTCGACCTGGCCGAGCTGCACGCGCGGCGCTTCGCCCACGAGCTTCCGGCCCAACTCGGGGGTGCGGGCCCCGAGGCCGCCTTCCAGCGCGCGCACGACCGCATGATGGCACGCCTGCGGGAGGAACAGGAGCGTTACGACCGCGACACGGATCACGGTCGGGATGCGGCCGCACAGGCCCGTTGGGCCGCGGACGTTCGTCGTCGCCTCGCCGAGGACGAACGGTGA
- a CDS encoding T9SS type A sorting domain-containing protein: protein MRHSFTPALLLATSLVHAQGDLCTSAVLIGPGGYTADGPSSGGGATQGNATNADWYAFETNQPGYMTVNSCVDGATDTRVIIHTGTCTNLTQLAIDDDGCPGGYPPCNSLVAGLAVVPGVTYYIEWDDRWSTDGFTWDLMLHDCPGPYPPIVSSTDSSITVNWPAQPPGTLFSAELGPAGFTPGTGTLITGTVGVDGPPVTFTGLSEGTAYAVYLDVNCGQGMSIGPWPVTTAGNPLVPNDDCIDALPLVCGDTVQGSTTDAFADAVAGCGTGIEAPGIWYSFTGVQGSATLSTCNSATYDTRINVYTGTCGNLVCVGGNDDSPLCADFTSEVTVLTDAGVTYFVLVQGYDGQMGDFTLALSCNSCAPPQNVVVSPSDTQANVYWTSANASGTFSVEFGPGGFTPGTGTVVSGTIGINGPPVTLNGLTPGTDLELYVQEDCGGGELSPVAGPLAFTTLLDPVATNAFCNQAAAINCGDTLLGDTNEGLFAPAPTCASAAVSAPGLWYIFIGTGEDATVFTCDQASFDTRISVFEGSCSSPVCVAGNDDAVDCPGNTSSVTFFAQNGVEYLVLVHGYDGATGTFLLTLSCAPPCANIPSNDACAGATPVPTLPLGICATPTAGTNVCAYGSPLPNPPCDPWANIIDVWYTFNTGDTGTHVLTLEEQSAAALNMAVYTDCATPTYIDCFTEVVAPVTMNGLPLNTDLLVRVWNGGGADAGTFTLCDQAALPTAVAERDRPALGAFPVPVNDVLQVTGVPAWARAAEVLDLQGRVVRSVALRAAGGRAELAVGDLANGTYLLRLDGGVNGSVRFVVAR, encoded by the coding sequence ATGCGCCACAGCTTCACCCCCGCCCTGCTGCTCGCCACCTCACTTGTGCACGCCCAAGGCGACCTATGCACGAGCGCCGTCCTGATCGGTCCCGGCGGGTACACCGCCGATGGTCCATCCAGTGGTGGGGGCGCCACACAGGGCAACGCCACGAACGCCGACTGGTATGCCTTCGAGACCAACCAACCCGGCTACATGACGGTGAACAGCTGCGTGGACGGCGCCACCGATACGCGGGTGATCATCCACACGGGCACCTGCACCAACCTGACGCAGCTGGCCATCGACGACGACGGCTGCCCCGGCGGCTACCCGCCCTGCAACTCGCTGGTGGCGGGCCTGGCCGTGGTGCCCGGCGTCACCTACTACATCGAATGGGACGACCGCTGGAGCACCGACGGCTTCACCTGGGACCTGATGCTGCACGATTGCCCCGGTCCCTACCCGCCCATCGTTTCCAGCACGGACAGCAGCATCACCGTGAACTGGCCCGCACAGCCGCCCGGCACGCTGTTCAGTGCGGAATTGGGCCCCGCCGGCTTCACCCCCGGTACCGGCACGCTGATCACCGGAACGGTGGGCGTGGACGGGCCTCCGGTGACCTTTACCGGGCTTTCCGAAGGAACAGCGTACGCGGTGTACCTGGACGTGAACTGCGGCCAGGGCATGAGCATCGGACCGTGGCCGGTGACCACGGCGGGCAATCCGCTGGTGCCGAACGACGACTGCATCGACGCGCTGCCGCTGGTCTGCGGCGACACCGTTCAGGGCTCCACCACCGACGCCTTCGCCGATGCGGTGGCGGGTTGCGGCACGGGCATCGAAGCGCCCGGCATCTGGTACAGCTTCACCGGTGTGCAGGGCAGCGCCACGCTCAGCACCTGCAACTCGGCCACCTACGACACGCGCATCAACGTGTACACCGGCACCTGCGGCAACCTGGTGTGCGTGGGCGGCAACGACGACAGCCCATTGTGCGCCGACTTCACCTCGGAAGTGACGGTGCTGACGGATGCGGGCGTCACCTACTTCGTGCTGGTGCAGGGCTACGATGGACAGATGGGCGACTTCACCCTGGCGTTGAGCTGCAACAGCTGCGCGCCCCCGCAGAACGTGGTGGTGAGCCCCAGCGACACCCAGGCCAACGTGTACTGGACCAGCGCCAACGCCAGCGGCACCTTCAGCGTGGAGTTCGGGCCCGGGGGCTTCACCCCCGGCACCGGCACGGTGGTGAGCGGCACCATCGGCATCAATGGTCCGCCGGTGACGCTGAACGGGCTGACGCCCGGCACCGACCTGGAGCTGTACGTGCAGGAGGACTGCGGCGGCGGCGAGTTGAGCCCGGTGGCAGGGCCCCTCGCCTTCACCACCCTGCTGGACCCGGTGGCGACGAACGCGTTCTGCAACCAGGCCGCCGCGATCAACTGCGGCGACACGCTGCTGGGCGACACGAACGAGGGCCTCTTCGCACCGGCCCCCACCTGCGCCAGTGCGGCGGTGAGCGCACCGGGGCTCTGGTACATCTTCATCGGCACCGGCGAGGACGCCACGGTGTTCACCTGCGACCAGGCCTCGTTCGACACGCGGATCAGCGTGTTCGAGGGCAGCTGCAGCAGCCCGGTGTGCGTGGCCGGCAACGACGACGCGGTGGACTGCCCCGGAAACACGAGCAGCGTCACCTTCTTCGCCCAGAACGGTGTGGAGTACTTGGTGCTGGTGCACGGGTATGACGGTGCCACGGGCACCTTCCTGCTCACGCTGTCCTGCGCCCCGCCGTGCGCGAACATCCCATCCAACGACGCCTGTGCGGGGGCCACGCCCGTGCCCACGCTTCCGCTGGGCATCTGCGCCACACCCACCGCCGGCACCAACGTGTGCGCCTATGGTTCGCCGCTGCCCAACCCACCGTGCGACCCGTGGGCCAACATCATCGACGTGTGGTACACGTTCAATACCGGCGACACCGGCACGCATGTGCTGACCTTGGAGGAGCAGAGCGCCGCCGCGCTCAACATGGCCGTGTACACCGATTGTGCGACGCCCACCTACATCGACTGCTTCACCGAGGTGGTGGCGCCCGTGACGATGAATGGCCTGCCCCTGAACACCGACCTGCTTGTGCGCGTGTGGAACGGCGGCGGCGCCGACGCGGGCACCTTCACCCTCTGCGATCAGGCCGCCCTGCCCACCGCCGTGGCCGAACGGGACCGGCCCGCGCTAGGCGCCTTCCCCGTTCCGGTGAACGATGTGCTGCAGGTGACCGGCGTGCCCGCCTGGGCGCGAGCGGCCGAGGTGCTCGACCTGCAAGGGCGCGTGGTGCGGTCCGTCGCGCTGCGCGCCGCCGGCGGAAGGGCTGAGCTTGCCGTGGGCGACCTGGCCAACGGGACCTACCTGCTGCGGCTCGATGGCGGCGTGAACGGATCGGTGCGCTTCGTGGTGGCGCGCTGA